The following coding sequences are from one Clostridiales bacterium window:
- a CDS encoding DUF4349 domain-containing protein codes for MKLFTKRKFLCILIVILILLLPACSSKKSASSAGKDTMNRAASYNGAPKSEVSEKTAKDMVVASTGENKTNTTGDTSVKQSEQDSSVRKVIYNASVKFDVKDLKGSYDSILSKASEMGGYVAGSNISDNVSSITVRMPTKLMNSFLKYLDTFEGKNKVSSINTDDVTDQYTDSQSSLRNLKAQEEQLLLIMKKANTVDETLKVEDQLYKVRGQIETIQGRINMWDKLLEYSTISITINKIPEITGGKEVGISFITFKEIKKAITNGFNSTLNFAVRAICDIFIFLVSIIPLLPFIALAVWLVIRYRIKRKKIISK; via the coding sequence ATGAAACTTTTTACAAAAAGAAAATTTTTATGCATCTTAATCGTTATCCTTATATTGCTTTTACCTGCCTGCTCATCGAAAAAGAGCGCATCAAGTGCCGGTAAGGACACTATGAATAGGGCTGCAAGTTATAATGGGGCACCGAAATCCGAAGTATCCGAAAAAACTGCTAAAGATATGGTTGTGGCAAGCACGGGCGAAAATAAGACAAACACTACAGGCGATACGAGCGTCAAGCAGAGCGAGCAGGATTCAAGCGTAAGAAAAGTTATATATAATGCATCCGTAAAATTTGATGTCAAGGATCTAAAGGGTTCATATGATTCCATACTATCAAAGGCATCGGAGATGGGAGGATATGTTGCAGGCTCAAATATATCCGACAACGTTTCCAGTATAACGGTCAGAATGCCTACTAAGCTGATGAACAGTTTTTTGAAATATCTTGATACATTTGAAGGAAAGAATAAAGTTTCATCAATAAATACTGATGATGTTACGGACCAGTATACCGATTCGCAATCTTCTTTGAGAAATTTAAAAGCGCAGGAAGAGCAGCTCCTTTTGATTATGAAAAAAGCAAATACTGTAGATGAAACGTTAAAAGTTGAGGACCAGCTATATAAAGTAAGAGGTCAGATAGAAACAATTCAAGGCAGGATAAATATGTGGGATAAGCTCCTTGAATACAGCACGATCAGCATTACAATAAATAAGATACCGGAGATAACCGGCGGCAAGGAAGTCGGAATATCATTCATAACATTCAAAGAGATAAAAAAAGCCATAACGAATGGTTTTAACAGCACTCTTAATTTTGCCGTAAGAGCGATTTGCGACATCTTTATATTCCTTGTAAGCATAATTCCCTTATTGCCTTTTATAGCTCTTGCAGTTTGGCTTGTGATAAGGTACAGAATTAAGAGAAAAAAGATTATAAGCAAATAA
- a CDS encoding phage holin family protein, with translation MGNDISEKRETSWGGLFIRFIVAAIVLMVTAFFTPGFAIANFWTALIQAAVIVGLDYLIEALIGIDASPFGRGFTGFIVSALIIYLTQFIVPGISVTVLGAIIAALIIGIIGALLPVRIL, from the coding sequence ATGGGTAATGATATTTCTGAAAAGAGAGAAACAAGCTGGGGCGGATTGTTTATAAGATTTATTGTGGCTGCAATTGTCTTAATGGTAACAGCGTTTTTTACTCCTGGATTTGCGATTGCAAATTTTTGGACCGCTTTGATCCAGGCGGCTGTAATCGTAGGGTTAGATTATTTAATAGAAGCATTGATCGGCATAGATGCTTCTCCATTTGGAAGAGGATTTACAGGGTTCATAGTATCGGCTTTGATTATTTATTTAACCCAGTTTATCGTGCCCGGTATTTCTGTTACGGTATTGGGTGCCATAATTGCAGCTTTAATCATAGGTATAATTGGAGCACTGCTGCCAGTGCGAATATTATAA
- a CDS encoding isocitrate/isopropylmalate dehydrogenase family protein gives MVRKITLIPGDGIGPEIVKSVIDAVNESGAKIQWEIREAGLKAIDKYGLPLPEDTIESIKRNRVALKGPVTTQIGKGFKSINVALRQKLNLYANIRPVKKLPGIKTPYDDVDIVIFRENTEDLYAGIEHRIDENRVEAIKLITRDASRRIALKAFEYAKKNNRKKVTAIHKANIMKQSDGLFLDEVRNVSSDYNDIQYNEMIVDNACMNLVMHPERFDVLVTENLYGDILSDLCAGLVGGLGLVPGMNIGDDYAVFEAVHGSAPDIAGKNVANPTAILLSAAEMLKYIGEGGPSLKIHDAVDKVLAEGVYLTPDIGGSCSTQEMTERICHFI, from the coding sequence ATAGTGCGTAAAATTACTTTGATTCCGGGAGACGGGATAGGGCCTGAAATTGTTAAATCCGTGATAGATGCAGTTAATGAGAGCGGTGCTAAAATCCAGTGGGAAATAAGAGAAGCGGGATTGAAGGCCATCGATAAATACGGATTGCCTCTTCCCGAAGACACCATAGAAAGCATAAAGAGAAATAGAGTAGCGCTGAAAGGGCCTGTAACCACGCAAATAGGGAAGGGCTTCAAAAGCATAAACGTTGCTTTGAGGCAAAAGCTTAATTTGTATGCGAATATAAGGCCTGTCAAAAAACTTCCGGGTATCAAAACGCCATATGATGATGTCGATATTGTTATCTTCAGGGAAAATACTGAAGATTTATATGCAGGCATCGAGCACAGAATAGATGAAAACAGGGTGGAGGCTATTAAGCTCATTACAAGGGATGCTTCCAGGAGGATTGCGCTAAAGGCGTTCGAATACGCGAAAAAGAATAACAGGAAAAAGGTTACAGCCATCCACAAGGCAAATATCATGAAGCAGTCCGACGGGCTCTTTTTAGATGAGGTCAGGAATGTTTCTTCGGATTATAATGATATACAATATAATGAAATGATCGTCGACAACGCATGTATGAATCTTGTGATGCACCCCGAACGGTTTGATGTTTTGGTTACGGAGAATTTATACGGCGATATATTGTCCGACCTGTGCGCAGGGCTTGTCGGAGGGTTGGGGCTGGTGCCCGGAATGAATATAGGAGACGATTATGCCGTTTTCGAAGCCGTACACGGGAGTGCTCCGGATATTGCCGGAAAAAATGTTGCAAACCCCACGGCCATACTTTTATCCGCCGCAGAGATGCTTAAATATATCGGTGAGGGCGGCCCGTCACTCAAGATACATGATGCCGTTGACAAAGTTTTGGCGGAAGGTGTGTATTTGACGCCGGATATCGGAGGAAGCTGCAGCACACAGGAAATGACAGAGAGAATTTGCCATTTTATTTAA